From a region of the Halolamina sp. CBA1230 genome:
- a CDS encoding dicarboxylate/amino acid:cation symporter, with translation MSTASTYWSRYRSVPIVYRIGAAFVLGSIVGLAVGQPATQLQPLGDLFVQLLSMLIIPIVVFTLLMGARRLTPSKLGKIGGQVVGLYAITSALAVGFGLLVANLINPGENLELTGGEAMEAEAPDIVEVILGIVPTNFIGSMAEGDILPVIFFVIVFGYALAVVEESDQVSEQVQEGIQSFYNLAEAGAEAMFKIVWGVMEYGVIGVFALMAAVFGQAGVDAIVPFALLILTLLLAVSLHIAVVHLGGLVMLLAGQSPIKFLRGGRDALITALSIRSSSGTLPVTMNNADENLKIDESVYSFSLPLGATINMDGTALYQGVAAIFAANLVGVSLSIPEQFTVVVVAVLASIGAAGVPGTGLIMLTLVLTQLGLPLEVVGFVAGVDPILDRMRTMTNISGDLSVTTVVAKWNNAVDFASGSWAGETGGPSPADD, from the coding sequence ATGAGTACAGCTAGCACGTACTGGTCACGCTATCGGTCGGTCCCGATCGTGTATCGTATCGGCGCGGCGTTCGTCCTGGGCTCGATTGTTGGGCTCGCGGTCGGACAGCCGGCGACGCAGCTCCAGCCGCTGGGCGACCTGTTCGTCCAGCTGCTGAGCATGCTGATAATCCCCATCGTCGTGTTCACGCTGTTGATGGGGGCACGCCGGCTGACGCCGAGCAAGCTCGGCAAGATCGGGGGACAGGTCGTGGGGTTGTACGCGATCACGTCCGCGCTCGCGGTGGGGTTCGGCCTGCTCGTCGCGAACCTGATCAACCCCGGCGAGAACCTCGAACTCACGGGCGGGGAGGCGATGGAGGCCGAGGCGCCCGACATCGTCGAAGTGATCCTGGGGATCGTCCCGACGAACTTCATCGGCTCGATGGCCGAAGGCGACATCCTGCCGGTCATCTTCTTCGTCATCGTGTTCGGCTACGCGCTGGCGGTCGTCGAGGAGTCCGACCAGGTCTCCGAACAGGTCCAGGAGGGGATCCAGAGCTTCTACAACCTCGCGGAGGCCGGCGCGGAGGCGATGTTCAAGATCGTCTGGGGCGTGATGGAGTACGGCGTGATCGGCGTGTTCGCGCTGATGGCGGCCGTGTTCGGGCAGGCGGGCGTCGACGCCATCGTCCCGTTCGCGCTGCTGATCCTGACGCTGCTGCTCGCCGTCTCGCTACACATCGCGGTGGTCCACCTCGGCGGGCTGGTGATGCTGCTGGCCGGGCAGTCGCCGATCAAGTTCCTGCGCGGCGGCCGCGACGCGCTGATCACCGCGCTGTCGATCCGCTCCTCGTCGGGGACGCTGCCCGTGACGATGAACAACGCCGACGAGAACCTGAAGATCGACGAGAGCGTCTACAGCTTCTCGCTCCCGCTGGGTGCGACGATCAACATGGACGGCACCGCGCTGTACCAGGGAGTCGCCGCAATATTCGCCGCTAACCTGGTCGGCGTCTCGCTGTCGATCCCCGAGCAGTTCACGGTGGTCGTCGTCGCGGTGCTCGCGAGTATCGGCGCCGCGGGCGTCCCCGGCACGGGGCTGATCATGCTGACGCTCGTGCTGACCCAACTGGGACTGCCGCTGGAGGTCGTCGGCTTCGTCGCGGGCGTGGACCCGATCCTCGACCGCATGCGGACGATGACGAACATCTCCGGCGACCTGTCGGTGACGACGGTCGTCGCGAAGTGGAACAACGCGGTCGACTTCGCCAGCGGGTCCTGGGCCGGCGAGACTGGCGGCCCGTCACCCGCCGACGACTGA
- the dnaJ gene encoding molecular chaperone DnaJ → MSEDFYEVLGVSRDADEDEIQQAFRKKASQYHPDVSDDPDAEEKFRKAKKAKEVLTDEEKRQAYDQMGHERFEQAEKRGGFDEGAGGGGAGGMGGGPFGGGMGGGMGGGGGGGGGFEDIFEQFFGGGRGGGRGGGNRPQAGRDIRTGMSITLEDAYEGVSKEFTIQRPETCPDCDGSGHPADADVETCPECDGQGQVTQVQQTPLGRVQQTQTCRRCGGEGELYSEQCSTCAGDGVVRQEATLQVDVPAGIQSGQSLRMEREGAPGENGGPKGDLLIEVEVEDHPEFERDGADLEHRHAISFPQATFGATVEVPTLDGPVELDIPAGTQSGERFRLRSKGMPRLRGRGQGDLYVDVQIVTPDDLNEEQREALEQFAEAGGEEVDVDRGFFEKIRNSL, encoded by the coding sequence ATGAGCGAGGACTTCTACGAGGTGCTGGGAGTCTCGCGGGACGCCGACGAGGACGAGATCCAGCAGGCGTTCCGGAAGAAGGCATCCCAGTACCACCCCGACGTGAGCGACGACCCCGACGCCGAGGAGAAGTTCCGCAAGGCGAAGAAGGCCAAGGAGGTGCTCACCGACGAGGAGAAACGGCAGGCGTACGACCAGATGGGCCACGAACGCTTCGAGCAGGCCGAGAAGCGCGGCGGCTTCGACGAGGGCGCCGGTGGCGGCGGTGCCGGCGGGATGGGCGGCGGCCCGTTCGGCGGCGGCATGGGCGGCGGCATGGGCGGCGGCGGTGGCGGCGGTGGCGGGTTCGAGGACATCTTCGAGCAGTTCTTCGGCGGCGGCCGCGGGGGCGGTCGCGGCGGCGGCAACCGCCCGCAGGCCGGCCGGGACATCCGGACTGGGATGTCCATCACGCTGGAGGATGCGTACGAAGGCGTCAGCAAGGAGTTCACCATCCAGCGCCCCGAGACGTGTCCCGACTGCGACGGCTCGGGCCACCCCGCGGACGCCGACGTGGAGACGTGCCCGGAGTGTGACGGCCAAGGGCAGGTCACACAGGTCCAGCAGACCCCGCTCGGCCGCGTCCAGCAGACCCAGACCTGTCGGCGCTGTGGCGGCGAGGGCGAACTGTACTCCGAGCAGTGTTCGACCTGTGCGGGCGACGGCGTCGTCCGACAGGAGGCCACCCTTCAGGTCGACGTGCCCGCCGGGATCCAGAGCGGGCAGAGCCTCCGGATGGAACGGGAGGGCGCGCCCGGCGAGAACGGCGGCCCGAAGGGCGACCTGCTGATCGAGGTGGAGGTCGAGGACCACCCCGAGTTCGAGCGCGACGGCGCGGATCTGGAGCATCGCCACGCCATCTCGTTCCCGCAGGCCACCTTCGGCGCGACCGTCGAGGTGCCGACGCTCGACGGCCCCGTCGAGCTCGACATCCCCGCCGGCACGCAGTCCGGCGAGCGGTTCCGCCTCCGCAGCAAGGGGATGCCCCGGCTGCGCGGTCGCGGGCAGGGCGACCTCTACGTCGACGTGCAGATCGTCACGCCGGACGACCTGAACGAGGAGCAGCGCGAGGCGCTCGAGCAGTTCGCGGAAGCCGGCGGCGAGGAGGTCGACGTGGATCGCGGGTTCTTCGAGAAGATCCGGAACTCGCTCTGA
- the gyrB gene encoding DNA topoisomerase (ATP-hydrolyzing) subunit B translates to MSEENADYGAGQIQVLEGLQAVRKRPAMYIGSTDDRGLHHLVYEVVDNAIDEALAGHCDSIGVTIHEDGSVSVTDDGRGIPVDTHEEYDRPALEVIMTVLHAGGKFDNKSYQVSGGLHGVGVSVVNALAQRLTAEVKRDGAVWRHEFERGEPQGDIDRVRDLEDDEGTGTTIRFWPDEEIFETTDFEFSTLQSRLRELAFLNSGVEIGLADERDDEAHEPQSETFRYEGGIRAFVRFLNETKTPIHEDVIYFADEEEGVQVEVALQATEELQGSIHSFANNINTREGGTHLTGFKTALTRVINDYANDHGLIGDIDGNLKGEDVREGLTAVVSVKHPDPQFEGQTKTKLGNSEVRGIVESTVHEGLGTYLEENPDTAEKVVAKAAEAAKARQAAKKAEELTRRKSALESTALPGKLADCQSRDPSEAELFIAEGDSAGGSAKQARDSSFQAVLPIKGKILNVEKHRLDRILENDEIRAIITAVGTGIGEEFDIEDCRYEKIIMATDADVDGAHIRTLLLTLFYRHMKPLLEAGYVYATQPPLYRIRYRGETYDVMSDEERDRVVEEVCDGNPTQVQRFKGLGEMNPDQLWETTMNPENRVLKQITLEDAAAADKMFSVLMGDAVDPRKQFIKEHATDAEWVDI, encoded by the coding sequence ATGTCAGAAGAGAACGCCGACTACGGCGCGGGCCAGATTCAGGTCCTGGAGGGTCTCCAGGCCGTCCGCAAGCGCCCCGCCATGTACATCGGGTCCACCGACGACCGTGGGCTCCACCATCTCGTCTACGAGGTCGTCGACAACGCCATCGACGAGGCGTTAGCTGGTCACTGCGACAGCATCGGGGTGACCATCCACGAGGACGGCTCCGTCTCCGTCACCGACGACGGCCGGGGGATCCCAGTCGACACCCACGAGGAGTACGACCGGCCGGCGCTGGAGGTCATCATGACCGTCCTCCACGCCGGGGGGAAGTTCGACAACAAGTCCTACCAGGTCTCCGGGGGGCTCCACGGCGTGGGCGTGAGCGTGGTGAACGCGCTCGCCCAGCGCCTGACCGCCGAGGTGAAACGCGACGGCGCCGTCTGGCGCCACGAGTTCGAGCGCGGCGAGCCCCAGGGCGACATCGACCGCGTTCGTGACCTCGAGGACGACGAGGGCACCGGGACCACGATCCGGTTCTGGCCCGACGAGGAGATCTTCGAGACCACCGACTTCGAGTTCTCCACGCTTCAGAGCCGGCTCCGCGAACTGGCCTTCCTCAACAGCGGCGTCGAGATCGGACTCGCCGACGAACGCGACGACGAGGCACACGAGCCCCAGTCGGAGACGTTCCGCTACGAGGGCGGCATCCGTGCGTTCGTCCGCTTCCTCAACGAGACCAAGACGCCGATCCACGAGGACGTGATCTACTTCGCGGACGAGGAGGAGGGCGTCCAGGTCGAGGTGGCGCTGCAGGCGACCGAGGAGCTTCAGGGCTCGATCCACAGCTTCGCGAACAACATCAACACCCGCGAGGGCGGCACCCACCTCACTGGGTTCAAAACCGCGCTCACTCGCGTGATCAACGACTACGCCAACGACCACGGGCTGATCGGCGACATCGACGGCAACCTCAAGGGTGAGGACGTCCGCGAGGGGCTGACCGCCGTCGTCTCGGTCAAACACCCCGACCCGCAGTTCGAGGGGCAGACCAAGACCAAACTCGGCAACAGTGAGGTCCGCGGGATCGTCGAGAGCACGGTCCACGAGGGACTGGGGACGTATCTCGAAGAGAACCCCGACACCGCCGAGAAGGTCGTCGCGAAGGCCGCCGAGGCGGCGAAGGCTCGACAGGCCGCGAAGAAGGCCGAGGAGCTGACCCGCCGGAAGTCGGCGCTCGAGTCGACCGCCCTCCCCGGGAAGCTGGCGGACTGTCAGAGCCGCGACCCCAGCGAGGCCGAACTGTTCATCGCGGAGGGTGACTCCGCGGGCGGGAGCGCAAAGCAGGCCCGGGACTCCTCGTTCCAGGCGGTGCTGCCGATCAAGGGGAAGATCCTCAACGTCGAGAAACACCGGCTCGACCGCATTCTTGAGAACGACGAGATCCGCGCGATCATCACCGCCGTCGGGACGGGGATCGGCGAGGAGTTCGACATCGAGGACTGTCGCTACGAGAAGATCATCATGGCGACCGACGCCGACGTCGACGGCGCCCACATCCGGACTCTCCTCCTGACGCTGTTCTATCGGCACATGAAGCCGCTGCTGGAGGCGGGCTACGTGTACGCGACCCAGCCGCCGCTGTACCGCATCCGCTACCGCGGCGAGACGTACGACGTGATGAGCGACGAGGAACGGGACCGCGTGGTCGAGGAGGTCTGTGACGGCAACCCCACGCAGGTCCAGCGGTTCAAGGGGCTGGGCGAGATGAACCCCGACCAGCTCTGGGAGACGACGATGAACCCGGAGAACCGGGTGCTGAAGCAGATCACGCTCGAGGACGCCGCCGCCGCGGACAAGATGTTCTCGGTGCTGATGGGTGACGCCGTCGACCCGCGCAAGCAGTTCATCAAGGAGCACGCGACCGACGCCGAGTGGGTGGACATATGA
- a CDS encoding GNAT family N-acetyltransferase: MPGARVSQGEQVTLRTVEEEDRAFCQRASANPEIRVPIGNPLRSRSELGDVAESEDDQFLVCLDDAGPGSPEESELTRVGWVGVEDASYRRPELSYWLAPEFHGEGYGGEAVGLAVDYTFATYDHPAVGAIAYAFNDASRGLLESLGFEQEGRVRRGRFIDGEYVDTIHYGLLREEWWGDQITDRERTDVSERAEERP; encoded by the coding sequence ATGCCTGGAGCACGCGTGAGTCAGGGCGAACAGGTGACGCTCCGGACCGTCGAGGAGGAGGACCGCGCGTTCTGTCAGCGGGCGTCGGCCAACCCGGAGATCCGGGTGCCGATCGGGAACCCGCTGCGGAGCCGGAGCGAACTCGGCGACGTGGCCGAATCGGAGGACGACCAGTTCCTCGTCTGTCTGGACGACGCCGGCCCGGGGTCGCCCGAGGAGTCCGAACTGACCCGGGTCGGCTGGGTCGGCGTCGAGGACGCCAGCTACCGCCGGCCGGAGCTGTCGTACTGGCTCGCCCCCGAGTTCCACGGCGAGGGGTACGGGGGCGAGGCGGTCGGCCTCGCGGTCGACTACACGTTCGCGACGTACGACCACCCGGCGGTGGGCGCGATCGCGTACGCGTTCAACGACGCGTCGCGGGGGTTGCTCGAATCGCTGGGGTTCGAACAGGAGGGCCGTGTGCGCCGGGGTCGATTCATCGACGGCGAGTACGTCGACACGATCCACTACGGGCTGTTGCGGGAGGAGTGGTGGGGGGACCAGATTACCGACCGCGAGCGAACGGACGTGAGCGAGCGGGCCGAGGAGCGACCGTAG
- a CDS encoding AMP-binding protein produces MDAVADLLARDRRSDRAALVVDGRERSYHELITNAYKAGNVLRYHGVGEGRTVAVAPVPDLPPVLAFLGAAQLGAATRFDPEAGADAGDRLLLVPAAEQATYDPAPGTKLAVFGGVDGRSPSANRTQSDDDAGDAETIDWAESVWSENPAFPPTEIAPETQLLVAGDRTVSHGDALAAASEVADRRGLDADSRVVIRASLAEPGAVVAGLLAPLLVGGCAVLVGPSGDDPRGDLAVTTGAAPEPTAVDPNEISLSSR; encoded by the coding sequence ATGGACGCCGTCGCCGACCTGCTCGCCCGCGACCGCCGCAGCGACCGCGCAGCGCTGGTGGTCGACGGACGCGAGCGGAGCTACCACGAACTGATCACGAACGCGTACAAAGCGGGCAACGTCCTGCGCTACCACGGCGTCGGCGAGGGACGAACCGTCGCCGTCGCGCCCGTCCCCGACCTGCCGCCCGTACTCGCCTTCCTCGGTGCCGCCCAACTCGGCGCCGCCACGCGGTTCGACCCGGAAGCCGGCGCCGATGCCGGCGACCGACTGCTGCTCGTTCCCGCTGCCGAGCAGGCCACCTACGACCCCGCTCCCGGCACCAAACTCGCAGTGTTCGGCGGCGTCGACGGGCGAAGCCCGTCTGCCAATCGGACGCAGTCCGATGACGACGCCGGCGACGCCGAGACCATCGACTGGGCGGAGTCGGTCTGGAGCGAGAACCCGGCGTTCCCACCGACCGAGATCGCCCCCGAGACGCAGCTGCTCGTCGCCGGCGACCGGACGGTGAGCCACGGCGACGCGCTCGCGGCCGCGTCGGAGGTGGCCGACCGCCGCGGGCTCGACGCCGACAGTCGGGTGGTGATCCGGGCGTCGCTCGCCGAGCCGGGCGCCGTCGTCGCCGGCCTGCTCGCGCCGCTGCTCGTCGGCGGGTGTGCCGTGCTCGTGGGGCCGAGCGGGGACGACCCACGCGGTGATCTGGCGGTGACGACGGGGGCCGCCCCGGAGCCGACGGCCGTCGACCCGAACGAGATCTCCCTCTCCAGCCGCTGA
- the gyrA gene encoding DNA gyrase subunit A: MSTDTPDDGDQPADRVEHVRVEDEMEQSYIDYAMSVIAGRALPDVRDGLKPVHRRILYAMHEDGITAGSGHRKSSSIVGTTMGDYHPHGDSAIYDALARMAQDFSMRAPLVDGQGNFGSIDGDPPAAMRYTEARMSPIAEELLEDIDKDTVDFSSNYDDRLTEPDVLPAAFPNLLVNGSSGIAVGMSTNVPPHNLREVVDATVELIENPEATVEDLMEHVEGPDFPTGANIVGRNGVHQAYKTGRGRVRMRAEFKVDEEASRIVVTELPFQANKARLIERIADDVNEGKIEGIRDLRDESDRDGIRIVIELKRDAMAEVVKNQLLESHLETTFGVINLALVDGEPRVLTLKETLQEYIKHRREVVRRRSEYDLAEAEDRAHILEGRLKALENAEDVVEAIRNSDDRDDAKAMLQEEWGFSEEQAAHVVRMQLGSLTSMEREAIEDEYENVQATIDRLETILGSDEELDSVIVDELEAVAEEYGDERRTSFVEDDGTVTHEDLIPESEQVVVMTDDDYIKRMSLEEFRTQNRGGKGIIGTGLKEGDAVASVFVANSHDYLLCFTNHGQVYKLKTYEVPEMSRTARGKSAVNLLDLDDDERIEAVVNTDDIEHTEGDADEQFLTMVTRGGYIKRSGVSEFQNILSTGIRAISLEEGDALADVEVTDGTQDVVIASRDGMSIRFDETEARAMGRTARGVRGIDLEGDDEVAAVAGVDGDRASWLLTVTENGYGKRSDLDAYRVQSRNGKGLIDIKTNDRNGGVTALHAVGPGDHLVTMSEAGQIMRCPVEDLSIVGRNTMGVTVMDLDGDDRVAAVDVIDAERIEDGTEE, encoded by the coding sequence ATGAGCACGGACACGCCCGACGACGGGGACCAGCCGGCCGATCGGGTCGAGCACGTCCGCGTCGAAGACGAAATGGAGCAGAGCTACATCGACTACGCGATGTCGGTCATCGCGGGACGGGCGCTACCGGACGTCCGGGACGGCCTGAAGCCGGTCCACCGGCGCATCCTCTACGCGATGCACGAGGACGGGATCACCGCCGGCTCCGGCCACCGGAAGTCCTCCTCGATCGTCGGGACCACGATGGGGGATTACCACCCTCACGGCGACAGCGCGATCTACGACGCGCTCGCCCGGATGGCCCAGGACTTCTCGATGCGCGCGCCGCTGGTCGACGGTCAGGGGAACTTCGGCTCCATCGACGGCGACCCGCCGGCGGCGATGCGCTACACGGAGGCGCGCATGTCCCCCATCGCGGAGGAGCTGCTCGAGGATATCGACAAGGACACGGTCGACTTCTCCAGCAACTACGACGACCGGCTCACGGAGCCGGACGTGCTGCCCGCCGCGTTCCCGAACCTGCTCGTCAACGGCAGTTCGGGGATCGCCGTAGGGATGTCGACGAACGTCCCGCCGCACAACCTCCGGGAGGTCGTCGACGCGACGGTCGAACTGATCGAGAACCCCGAGGCGACCGTCGAGGACCTGATGGAGCACGTCGAGGGGCCGGACTTCCCGACGGGCGCCAACATCGTCGGCCGCAACGGCGTCCACCAGGCGTACAAGACCGGCCGCGGCCGGGTCCGGATGCGCGCCGAGTTCAAGGTCGACGAGGAGGCGAGCCGGATCGTCGTCACCGAACTCCCGTTCCAGGCGAACAAGGCGCGGCTGATCGAGCGGATCGCCGACGACGTGAACGAGGGGAAGATCGAGGGGATCCGCGATCTGCGCGACGAGTCCGACCGCGACGGGATCCGCATCGTGATCGAACTCAAGCGCGACGCGATGGCCGAGGTGGTGAAGAACCAACTGCTCGAGTCCCACCTCGAGACCACCTTCGGCGTGATCAACCTCGCGCTGGTCGACGGCGAACCCCGGGTACTGACCCTGAAGGAGACCCTGCAGGAGTACATCAAGCACCGTCGCGAAGTGGTGCGCCGGCGCAGCGAGTACGACCTCGCGGAGGCCGAGGACCGCGCCCACATCCTCGAAGGCCGGCTGAAGGCGCTGGAGAACGCCGAGGACGTGGTCGAGGCGATCCGGAACAGCGACGACCGCGACGACGCCAAGGCGATGCTCCAGGAGGAGTGGGGGTTCAGCGAGGAGCAGGCCGCCCACGTCGTCCGGATGCAGCTGGGATCGCTCACCTCGATGGAGCGGGAAGCGATCGAGGACGAGTACGAGAACGTCCAGGCGACCATCGACCGCCTCGAGACGATCCTCGGCAGCGACGAGGAGCTGGACTCGGTGATCGTCGACGAACTCGAAGCGGTCGCCGAGGAGTACGGCGACGAGCGCCGCACCAGCTTCGTCGAGGACGACGGCACGGTCACCCACGAGGACCTGATTCCCGAATCCGAGCAGGTCGTCGTGATGACCGACGACGACTACATCAAGCGGATGTCCCTCGAGGAGTTCCGCACCCAGAACCGCGGCGGGAAGGGGATCATCGGCACCGGGCTGAAGGAGGGCGACGCGGTCGCCTCCGTGTTCGTCGCCAACAGCCACGACTACCTGCTCTGTTTCACCAACCACGGGCAGGTGTACAAGCTGAAGACGTACGAGGTGCCGGAGATGTCCCGGACCGCCCGCGGGAAGTCCGCGGTGAACCTGCTCGACCTCGACGACGACGAGCGAATCGAGGCCGTCGTCAACACCGACGATATCGAGCACACCGAGGGTGACGCCGACGAGCAGTTCCTCACGATGGTGACCCGCGGCGGCTACATCAAGCGCAGCGGCGTCTCGGAGTTCCAGAACATCCTCTCGACGGGGATCCGAGCGATCAGCTTGGAGGAGGGTGACGCGCTCGCGGACGTCGAGGTCACCGACGGCACGCAGGACGTGGTGATCGCCAGCCGCGACGGGATGTCGATCCGGTTCGACGAGACGGAGGCCCGCGCGATGGGCCGCACCGCCCGCGGCGTGCGCGGGATCGACCTCGAAGGCGACGACGAGGTCGCTGCCGTCGCCGGCGTCGACGGGGATCGTGCCTCGTGGCTGCTGACCGTCACCGAGAACGGCTACGGGAAGCGGTCGGATCTCGACGCCTACCGCGTGCAGTCCCGCAACGGGAAGGGGCTGATCGACATCAAAACCAACGACCGCAACGGCGGCGTGACCGCGCTCCACGCGGTCGGGCCGGGCGACCACCTCGTGACGATGAGCGAGGCGGGCCAGATCATGCGCTGTCCGGTCGAGGATCTCTCGATCGTCGGCCGGAACACGATGGGCGTGACGGTGATGGATCTCGACGGCGACGACCGCGTGGCCGCCGTCGACGTGATCGACGCCGAGCGGATCGAGGACGGGACCGAGGAGTAG
- a CDS encoding cupin domain-containing protein: MSHDTVTYDDVEPKAPGMYFLRDALDCENLGVTVVEADAGWEGMEHAHESDGQEEVYVLLSGTAKLTVEDDTVDMDPGDAVRVDPEDSRMLLFEADDSRMVIAGAP; the protein is encoded by the coding sequence ATGAGTCACGACACCGTCACGTACGACGATGTGGAACCGAAGGCGCCCGGGATGTACTTCCTCCGGGACGCGCTCGACTGTGAGAACCTCGGCGTCACCGTCGTCGAGGCCGACGCCGGCTGGGAGGGGATGGAGCACGCCCACGAGAGCGACGGCCAGGAGGAGGTGTACGTGCTGCTCTCCGGCACGGCGAAGCTCACCGTCGAGGACGACACCGTCGACATGGATCCCGGCGACGCCGTCCGTGTCGACCCCGAGGACTCCCGGATGCTGCTGTTCGAGGCGGACGACTCCCGGATGGTGATCGCGGGCGCGCCGTAG
- a CDS encoding AMP-binding protein, with product MDATEGFDEVVHEPDREFVESTNVWQFMQAYDIDDYEELIERTTTEVAGEPESGVDWFWDEMPDYLDVEFYEEYDTVRDDSDGPQFTDWYPGGEINIAHNTLDRYAETDAPERNKVACIWEGEDGEVDERTFHDLYRQANRVANYLEDAGVETGDTVGLYMPMVPEVVSILYGCFKVGAIAVPIFSGFGVEATATRLDDAEPTVLFTGDGFYRRGDPVRLKSGADEAIEQAGHVENVVVFDRLGDRENPDVKVPWDDERDEWWADAVAPRDGEYDTKSLPSDQESMLLYSSGTTGEPKGIIHTHAGVLTQCAKEIHFGFDQQDHDRFFWVSDIGWMMGPWTLIGNHHFAGTTFMYEGAPDYPHPGRFWEMIEEHGITTFGVSPTAIRALRKHGDDVVEQYDLSSLRLLGSTGEPWDPESWMWFYEEVGGGEAPIINISGGTEICGCFLMPLPINDLKPGTLGGPGLGMDIDIVDADGNSVKEDHERGFLVARDSCPSMTKSLWSGDERYLEEYWSTWEDLWDHGDFAQKDEDGFWFLHGRADDALNVAGRKVGPAEIEAVLVEHDDVNQAAAVGVPDDTTGTAVVTYVILEESVEPSDELAAELRELVGEEHGKPFRPREVLFVEEFPKTQSGKVIRRAIEAAYEGEDPGDLSSMENPEAFEQLKDAS from the coding sequence ATGGACGCGACCGAGGGGTTCGACGAGGTGGTCCACGAGCCGGACCGTGAGTTCGTGGAGTCGACCAACGTCTGGCAGTTCATGCAGGCGTACGACATCGACGACTACGAGGAGCTCATCGAGCGGACGACGACGGAAGTCGCGGGCGAGCCCGAGTCCGGCGTCGACTGGTTCTGGGACGAGATGCCCGACTACCTCGACGTGGAGTTCTACGAGGAGTACGACACGGTGCGGGACGACAGCGACGGCCCGCAGTTCACCGACTGGTACCCCGGCGGCGAGATCAACATCGCGCACAACACGCTCGACCGCTACGCCGAGACCGACGCCCCCGAGCGCAACAAGGTCGCCTGCATCTGGGAGGGTGAGGACGGCGAGGTCGACGAGCGGACGTTCCACGACCTCTACCGCCAGGCCAACCGCGTCGCGAACTACCTCGAGGACGCCGGCGTCGAGACCGGCGACACCGTCGGCCTCTACATGCCGATGGTGCCGGAGGTCGTCTCGATCCTCTACGGCTGTTTCAAGGTGGGCGCGATCGCGGTGCCGATCTTCTCGGGGTTCGGCGTCGAGGCGACGGCGACCCGCCTCGACGATGCCGAGCCAACAGTGCTGTTCACCGGCGACGGGTTCTACCGGCGGGGCGACCCAGTCCGCCTGAAGTCGGGCGCCGACGAGGCGATCGAGCAGGCCGGCCACGTCGAGAACGTCGTGGTGTTCGACCGACTGGGGGACCGCGAGAACCCGGACGTGAAGGTGCCGTGGGACGACGAGCGCGACGAGTGGTGGGCCGACGCCGTCGCGCCGCGGGACGGCGAGTACGACACCAAGTCGCTGCCGTCGGACCAGGAGTCGATGCTGCTGTACTCCTCGGGGACGACCGGCGAGCCGAAGGGGATCATCCACACACACGCCGGCGTGCTGACCCAGTGTGCCAAGGAGATCCACTTCGGCTTCGACCAGCAGGATCACGACCGGTTCTTCTGGGTCAGCGACATCGGCTGGATGATGGGGCCGTGGACGCTGATCGGGAACCACCACTTCGCGGGCACGACGTTCATGTACGAGGGTGCGCCCGACTACCCACACCCCGGTCGGTTCTGGGAGATGATCGAGGAGCACGGGATCACGACGTTCGGTGTCTCCCCCACCGCGATCCGGGCGCTGCGCAAGCACGGCGACGACGTCGTCGAGCAGTACGACCTCTCCAGCCTCCGCCTGCTCGGTTCGACGGGCGAGCCCTGGGACCCCGAGTCCTGGATGTGGTTCTACGAGGAGGTCGGCGGCGGCGAGGCGCCGATCATCAACATCTCCGGCGGCACCGAGATTTGTGGCTGCTTCCTGATGCCGCTGCCGATCAACGATCTCAAACCGGGGACGCTTGGCGGCCCCGGCCTCGGGATGGATATCGACATCGTCGACGCCGATGGAAACTCGGTGAAGGAGGACCACGAGCGCGGGTTCCTGGTCGCGCGTGACTCCTGTCCGTCGATGACCAAGAGCCTCTGGTCGGGCGACGAGCGCTACCTGGAGGAGTACTGGTCGACCTGGGAGGATCTCTGGGACCACGGCGACTTCGCCCAGAAGGACGAGGACGGGTTCTGGTTCCTCCACGGCCGCGCCGACGACGCGCTCAACGTCGCGGGCCGGAAGGTCGGCCCCGCCGAGATCGAGGCCGTGCTGGTGGAGCACGACGACGTGAACCAGGCCGCCGCGGTCGGCGTCCCCGACGACACCACCGGCACCGCGGTCGTGACCTACGTCATCCTCGAGGAGAGCGTCGAGCCGAGCGACGAACTTGCCGCGGAACTCCGCGAACTGGTCGGCGAGGAGCACGGCAAACCGTTCCGCCCCCGCGAGGTGCTGTTCGTCGAGGAGTTCCCCAAGACGCAGTCCGGGAAGGTGATCCGGCGGGCGATCGAGGCCGCCTACGAGGGTGAGGACCCGGGGGATCTCTCCTCGATGGAGAACCCCGAGGCGTTCGAGCAGCTGAAGGACGCGTCGTAG